From Domibacillus sp. DTU_2020_1001157_1_SI_ALB_TIR_016, a single genomic window includes:
- a CDS encoding HIT family protein, whose product MDNCIFCKIIKGDIPSAKVYEDENVYAFLDISQVTKGHTLVIPKAHHENLFELHSETAGPFFESVQKVAKAIQAAFSPKGLNLLNNNGETAGQTVFHYHMHLIPRYGTDDGFHPSFKESNGQYDLAQIASLIHSRL is encoded by the coding sequence ATGGACAACTGCATATTTTGTAAAATTATAAAAGGAGACATTCCGTCAGCAAAAGTATATGAAGACGAAAATGTCTATGCTTTTCTCGATATCAGCCAGGTAACAAAAGGCCATACACTGGTGATCCCAAAAGCACATCATGAAAACCTTTTCGAGCTTCACTCAGAAACAGCCGGCCCTTTCTTCGAATCGGTACAGAAAGTAGCGAAGGCCATTCAAGCTGCCTTCTCTCCTAAAGGGTTGAATTTATTAAACAATAACGGTGAAACAGCCGGACAGACGGTTTTCCATTACCATATGCACTTAATTCCGCGTTACGGAACAGATGACGGCTTCCATCCTTCATTTAAAGAAAGTAATGGCCAGTACGATTTAGCGCAAATTGCTTCTTTGATCCATTCTCGCCTTTAA
- a CDS encoding YtxH domain-containing protein gives MNKKALFAGFAAGLAGGAAAALLNAPASGQETRKNLKNKQVSAKLASMEIKDNAGQVKESVKHLVQTAKQEVPEKVNSLKTNAALWKESIEPNVKTLQKEISNIQHTVEDLQETLPQPPGSGK, from the coding sequence ATGAATAAGAAAGCCCTATTTGCAGGATTTGCAGCTGGACTTGCCGGCGGTGCGGCGGCAGCGCTGTTGAATGCGCCGGCAAGCGGACAGGAAACACGTAAAAATTTAAAAAACAAGCAAGTATCCGCCAAGCTGGCTTCGATGGAAATCAAGGATAATGCCGGCCAGGTAAAAGAGTCCGTTAAGCATCTTGTTCAAACAGCGAAACAGGAAGTGCCTGAAAAAGTAAATAGTTTAAAAACAAATGCGGCTCTTTGGAAAGAAAGTATTGAGCCAAATGTTAAAACACTTCAAAAAGAAATTTCCAATATTCAACATACCGTTGAAGACCTGCAGGAAACTCTGCCGCAGCCGCCGGGCTCAGGCAAATAA
- a CDS encoding HTH-type transcriptional regulator Hpr, whose product MHKANDSASTHHYTMKEAFMFSQRMAQLSKALWKAVEKDWQRWIKPYDLNINEHHILWIAHHLQGASISDVANFGVMHVSTAFNFSKKLEERGLLTFSKKEDDKRNTYIEITPAGQELIFDLMEQYDPESNLVFSGTAPLRELFGKFPDMVELMAIIRNIYGDDFMNIFETSIHNIERDFDEENGELKRAKRSQASE is encoded by the coding sequence ATTCATAAAGCAAACGATTCTGCATCGACCCATCATTATACAATGAAAGAAGCATTTATGTTCAGCCAGCGGATGGCCCAGCTTTCAAAAGCGCTATGGAAAGCAGTCGAAAAAGACTGGCAGCGCTGGATTAAACCTTATGATTTAAATATTAACGAACACCATATTTTATGGATTGCTCATCATTTACAAGGGGCTTCTATCTCCGATGTGGCTAATTTTGGTGTTATGCATGTATCTACGGCGTTTAACTTCTCTAAAAAACTAGAGGAACGCGGTCTTTTGACATTTTCTAAAAAAGAAGATGACAAACGAAATACATATATCGAAATTACGCCTGCCGGCCAAGAATTAATTTTTGATTTAATGGAGCAGTATGATCCTGAATCCAACCTCGTCTTCTCTGGTACTGCGCCGCTGCGCGAATTATTTGGAAAGTTCCCCGATATGGTCGAACTAATGGCGATTATTAGAAATATTTATGGGGATGATTTTATGAATATTTTTGAGACCTCTATTCACAATATCGAACGGGACTTCGATGAAGAAAACGGAGAGTTAAAGCGGGCTAAACGTTCACAGGCGTCCGAGTAA
- a CDS encoding peptidylprolyl isomerase, with the protein MKKWALPLSLAAGVLALSGCGNSEGNVIATSKAGDVTDMELYAEMKEKYGPQMEQALQELMQKKVLSDKYEVTDEELDKEVKTAKEQLGDQYEMFLAQYGLDEDGFKEFLKLELLREKAALADIKVTDKEVKEYYDSWQPEIQVSHILVEDEAKAKEVKQKLADGGDFAELAKEYSTDTGSAENGGSLGWIDNAGRAQFVPEFTKALSTLKVNQVSEPVKSDYGYHIIKITDQKEKASFEKMKSQMTEELKKSKVDSAALQEKLDKVMKDADVEVKDEDFKGAFDTEDATTTEETVPTEEGTTTKDNASTTEDTTNSDAAQTEEAK; encoded by the coding sequence ATGAAGAAATGGGCATTGCCATTATCGCTTGCAGCAGGCGTGCTGGCGCTTTCCGGCTGTGGAAACAGTGAAGGAAACGTTATCGCTACATCAAAAGCTGGCGACGTAACGGACATGGAGCTTTACGCAGAAATGAAAGAAAAATACGGCCCGCAAATGGAACAGGCCCTGCAGGAACTAATGCAGAAAAAAGTTCTTTCCGACAAATATGAAGTGACGGATGAAGAGCTTGATAAAGAAGTTAAAACGGCAAAAGAACAGCTGGGCGACCAGTATGAAATGTTCTTGGCTCAATACGGACTTGATGAAGATGGCTTTAAAGAATTCCTAAAGCTCGAGCTTCTTCGTGAAAAAGCAGCGCTTGCCGATATAAAAGTAACGGATAAAGAAGTCAAAGAATATTACGATTCATGGCAGCCGGAAATTCAAGTCAGCCACATTCTTGTAGAAGATGAAGCCAAAGCAAAAGAAGTAAAGCAGAAATTGGCTGATGGCGGCGACTTTGCGGAACTTGCGAAAGAATATTCAACGGATACCGGATCTGCCGAAAATGGCGGCAGCCTTGGCTGGATCGACAATGCCGGCCGCGCGCAATTTGTACCTGAATTTACAAAAGCACTGAGCACTTTGAAAGTAAATCAAGTAAGTGAGCCGGTTAAATCAGATTATGGCTACCATATCATTAAAATTACGGATCAAAAAGAAAAAGCTTCATTTGAAAAAATGAAGAGCCAAATGACAGAAGAACTAAAAAAATCTAAAGTAGACTCTGCAGCGCTTCAAGAAAAGCTGGATAAAGTGATGAAAGACGCTGATGTAGAAGTGAAAGACGAAGACTTTAAAGGCGCTTTTGACACGGAAGACGCTACAACGACAGAGGAAACTGTTCCAACTGAAGAAGGAACCACAACAAAAGACAATGCCTCTACAACAGAAGATACAACAAACAGCGATGCTGCTCAGACAGAAGAAGCAAAATAA
- the yhaM gene encoding 3'-5' exoribonuclease YhaM has protein sequence MGKGITQYEAGESVDCFLMIRSAVKSTAVNGNPYLTLMLQDTSGEIEAKLWDAKEETIKMYTPQTIVKVAGDIQNYRGRMQLKLRQIRPASPQDGMDAGDFVETAPLSQEEMTETITQFIFEMKNPHIQRITRALLKKYHQPFLEYPAATKNHHEFVSGLAYHVVSMLQLAKSIADLYPSLDRDLLYAGVILHDLGKVIELSGPVATTYTAEGNLIGHISIMVNEIGQMAKELGIEGEEVMVLQHIVLSHHGKAEWGSPKPPMIKEAEMLHYIDNLDAKMNMLDRALERTKPGEFTERIFPLDNRTFYKPRFSN, from the coding sequence ATGGGAAAAGGCATTACACAGTATGAAGCAGGAGAAAGTGTTGACTGCTTTCTGATGATCCGCTCAGCGGTAAAAAGCACAGCGGTTAATGGAAATCCGTATTTAACGCTTATGCTTCAAGATACAAGCGGAGAAATTGAAGCAAAGCTATGGGATGCAAAAGAAGAAACAATCAAAATGTATACGCCTCAGACGATCGTAAAAGTGGCGGGAGATATTCAAAATTACCGGGGCCGTATGCAGCTGAAGCTTCGGCAGATTCGTCCAGCTTCTCCACAGGACGGAATGGATGCGGGTGACTTCGTTGAAACAGCGCCGCTCAGCCAGGAAGAGATGACGGAAACGATTACCCAGTTTATTTTTGAAATGAAAAATCCTCATATTCAGCGTATTACACGCGCGCTGTTGAAAAAATACCATCAGCCGTTTTTAGAGTATCCGGCTGCAACAAAAAACCATCACGAATTTGTTTCCGGGCTTGCATACCATGTTGTATCAATGCTGCAGCTGGCAAAGTCCATTGCCGATCTTTATCCATCGCTTGACCGTGACTTGCTGTATGCGGGTGTGATTTTACATGACCTTGGCAAAGTCATTGAACTTTCAGGGCCGGTAGCGACAACGTACACAGCAGAAGGAAACTTAATCGGTCATATTTCCATTATGGTCAATGAAATCGGCCAGATGGCGAAAGAGCTTGGTATTGAAGGAGAAGAAGTGATGGTGCTTCAGCATATTGTGCTGTCTCATCATGGAAAAGCAGAGTGGGGGAGCCCGAAGCCTCCGATGATCAAAGAAGCGGAAATGCTTCACTATATTGACAATCTTGACGCTAAAATGAATATGCTCGACCGTGCGCTCGAACGGACGAAGCCGGGCGAGTTTACTGAACGGATTTTTCCGCTGGATAACCGAACTTTTTACAAGCCGCGCTTTTCGAATTAA
- a CDS encoding YhzD family protein, translated as MKLNMYKLTVFEKNGKKLLDQSFEADSDEAAKTHSFELIQKLAGEDKTYRCTSSDGRLLLFHTE; from the coding sequence TTGAAGCTGAACATGTATAAGCTGACTGTCTTCGAAAAAAACGGAAAAAAGCTGCTCGATCAGTCCTTTGAAGCGGATTCAGACGAAGCAGCAAAAACACACAGCTTTGAGCTGATTCAAAAGCTCGCCGGTGAGGATAAAACATATCGTTGTACGTCTTCGGACGGGAGATTGCTGCTTTTTCATACTGAGTAA
- a CDS encoding enoyl-CoA hydratase: protein MRYVLCSIEHETAYIDLNRPNVLNALNVDMLKELCSCLKEISRNDEVDIVILSGTGPVFSAGGDIKEMLSAANEMPFEPVMELISDIALYFYTMPKLTIAAIHGAAAGLALSIALAADFVLCETDSRLAVNFIEIGLIPDGGGHFMLENRLGAAKAKKIIWDGKVISGAEAAEIGLADRSVMPGTVGKEVEYLIKELQQKPIQAMIKTKKIMADMNRPQLLKTLELEKQGQLKMRRSTDHQEGIAAFLEKRKPVFNRRTKGAFIN, encoded by the coding sequence ATGAGATATGTACTTTGTTCCATTGAACACGAAACAGCTTATATTGATTTGAATCGTCCAAATGTGCTGAATGCCCTCAACGTGGATATGCTGAAAGAACTGTGCAGCTGTTTAAAAGAAATCAGCCGGAATGATGAAGTGGATATAGTCATTTTATCAGGGACAGGCCCTGTATTTTCAGCAGGCGGAGACATAAAAGAAATGCTGTCGGCAGCGAATGAAATGCCATTTGAGCCCGTTATGGAACTTATCTCAGACATCGCCCTTTATTTTTATACCATGCCGAAGCTGACGATCGCAGCGATTCATGGAGCAGCTGCTGGGCTTGCATTAAGCATTGCTTTAGCAGCGGATTTTGTTTTATGCGAAACGGATTCCAGGCTTGCTGTGAATTTTATTGAAATAGGTCTTATACCAGACGGAGGCGGACATTTTATGCTTGAGAACCGGCTCGGTGCTGCAAAAGCCAAGAAAATCATTTGGGACGGCAAAGTGATCAGCGGAGCGGAAGCAGCGGAGATCGGACTGGCAGACCGTTCTGTCATGCCCGGCACTGTTGGGAAAGAAGTGGAATATTTAATTAAAGAATTACAGCAAAAGCCTATCCAAGCCATGATCAAGACAAAGAAAATTATGGCAGATATGAACAGACCGCAGCTGTTAAAAACGTTAGAGCTTGAAAAGCAGGGGCAGTTGAAAATGCGGAGAAGCACCGACCATCAGGAAGGAATAGCGGCATTTTTAGAAAAAAGAAAGCCGGTATTTAACCGGCGGACAAAGGGCGCATTCATTAATTGA
- a CDS encoding DUF445 domain-containing protein gives MGILWLVLFMGVIGALIGGITNAIAIRMLFRPYKEYYIGKWRVPFTPGLIPKRKAELARQIGKVVDEHLLTPSSIEQKMIEPEFREEIRAVVQTEAKKWLRSEITIAEIFQKAHISQPEKKIEAHLKKWVDEKYASIKDFYTDQPVKESLPAEWLDRAEAKIPDISSYLLTKGADYFSSEEGRHRVKRMTNDFLSEWGRIGSMIRMVVGNTSLEEKIRLEIVKFFTSPGAKDLVNTMLKNEWERMIDWKWSHILEHFSDEKALQKTKVFIFNQLNIEELLNRPVSLYLAPYEDKLIRDFVPKLAEEGLARAAKRVPSIMQKLKIDSIVRSQIEAFSTERLERIVLEIAHRELKMITWLGALLGGLIGILQALVMSAFSL, from the coding sequence TTGGGCATATTGTGGCTGGTATTGTTTATGGGTGTGATTGGAGCGCTGATCGGCGGTATAACAAATGCTATAGCGATCCGTATGTTGTTTCGGCCATATAAGGAATACTACATTGGCAAATGGCGCGTTCCCTTTACACCAGGGCTGATTCCAAAAAGAAAAGCGGAGCTTGCCAGGCAGATCGGAAAAGTGGTGGATGAACATCTGCTTACGCCAAGCAGTATTGAACAAAAGATGATAGAACCTGAATTTCGGGAAGAAATAAGAGCGGTTGTACAGACAGAGGCGAAAAAGTGGCTTCGGTCGGAGATCACGATTGCTGAGATCTTTCAAAAAGCACACATTTCACAGCCAGAGAAAAAAATAGAAGCACATCTTAAAAAATGGGTGGATGAAAAATACGCAAGCATAAAAGATTTTTACACAGATCAGCCTGTTAAAGAATCACTGCCGGCTGAGTGGCTGGACCGGGCAGAAGCAAAAATACCCGACATTTCATCATACCTTTTAACAAAAGGAGCTGATTATTTTTCCAGTGAAGAAGGGCGGCACCGGGTAAAACGGATGACAAACGATTTTTTATCTGAATGGGGACGAATCGGCAGCATGATTCGGATGGTGGTAGGCAATACATCTCTCGAAGAAAAAATTCGTCTGGAGATTGTAAAGTTTTTTACAAGTCCGGGAGCAAAAGATTTGGTCAATACCATGCTGAAAAACGAATGGGAACGAATGATTGACTGGAAATGGTCACACATACTTGAACATTTTTCAGATGAAAAAGCGCTTCAAAAAACGAAAGTGTTTATCTTCAATCAGCTTAATATAGAAGAATTATTGAACCGGCCAGTATCTCTTTATTTGGCGCCATATGAAGACAAGCTCATACGTGACTTTGTTCCAAAGCTTGCGGAGGAAGGATTGGCAAGAGCAGCAAAGCGCGTTCCTTCTATTATGCAAAAGCTGAAAATTGACAGTATTGTCCGCAGCCAGATTGAAGCATTTTCAACTGAACGGCTCGAAAGAATTGTTCTTGAAATTGCTCATCGTGAATTAAAAATGATTACATGGCTCGGAGCTCTGCTTGGCGGCTTAATCGGCATTTTGCAGGCTTTGGTTATGTCAGCGTTCTCTTTATAA
- a CDS encoding metal-sensitive transcriptional regulator: MKTYNRDVKNRLSRIEGQVRGVMKMVEEDKDCREVVTQLSAIRSAVDRSIGLIVAQNLEACIRSAHENGEKADDAIQAAVNMIVKSR, from the coding sequence ATGAAAACATACAATCGTGATGTGAAAAATCGGCTGAGCCGTATTGAAGGCCAAGTGCGCGGAGTTATGAAAATGGTGGAGGAAGACAAAGACTGCCGTGAAGTTGTCACGCAGCTTTCCGCCATTCGTTCCGCAGTCGACCGTTCAATCGGCTTAATTGTCGCGCAAAACCTGGAAGCATGTATTCGCAGTGCCCATGAAAACGGCGAAAAAGCCGATGATGCCATTCAAGCAGCAGTGAATATGATTGTAAAAAGCAGATGA
- a CDS encoding alpha/beta-type small acid-soluble spore protein — MANNNSSNQLLAPGAQQAIDQMKYEIASEFGVQLGADATSRANGSVGGEITKRLVRMAEQQLNGFQK, encoded by the coding sequence ATGGCAAACAACAACAGTTCTAACCAATTACTTGCACCAGGAGCACAACAAGCTATCGACCAAATGAAGTACGAAATCGCTTCTGAATTTGGTGTACAGCTAGGTGCTGACGCTACATCACGCGCTAACGGTTCAGTTGGTGGCGAAATCACAAAACGTTTGGTGCGCATGGCTGAACAGCAACTAAACGGCTTCCAAAAGTAA
- the fumC gene encoding class II fumarate hydratase: protein MNTRIERDTIGEIQVPADKYWGAQTQRSLENFPIGTEKMPIEMIYAFAHLKKAAAIVNESLGKLPEEKMSAISAACDDILNGDIGPEHFPLVVWQTGSGTQSNMNVNEVVARRASEISGKEEFIHPNDDVNMSQSSNDTFPTAMHIALYDETEKRLKPALKQFKKTLKKKEKAFMDIIKIGRTHLQDATPLSLGQEISGWRHMIVRSIDMIKLAQRELLYLAIGGTAVGTGINAHPSFGEKTAEQLEKQMGYPFISSPNKFHALTSHDEIVFFHGALKSLAADAMKIANDVRWLASGPRSGIGELTIPANEPGSSIMPGKVNPTQSEALTMAAVQVFGNDAAVGFAASQGNFELNVFKPVIVYNTLQSIRLLADGIVSFDERCAVGIEANMGRIQSLMEQSLMLVTALNPHIGYEKAASIAKSAHQKGTTLKEAALASGYVTEEQYEQWIDPGKMVNLPKKK, encoded by the coding sequence ATGAACACTCGAATCGAACGGGATACGATTGGGGAAATTCAGGTACCGGCGGATAAATACTGGGGTGCACAAACACAGCGGAGCTTAGAAAATTTTCCGATTGGCACGGAAAAAATGCCAATAGAAATGATTTACGCCTTTGCTCATTTAAAAAAGGCGGCTGCCATTGTAAACGAAAGTCTTGGAAAGCTGCCCGAAGAAAAAATGAGTGCGATTTCGGCAGCTTGTGACGATATTCTGAACGGTGATATTGGTCCCGAGCATTTCCCGCTGGTCGTCTGGCAGACCGGAAGCGGCACGCAATCGAATATGAACGTAAATGAGGTTGTAGCACGGCGCGCCTCTGAAATCTCAGGGAAAGAAGAGTTTATTCACCCAAATGACGATGTAAATATGTCACAGAGTTCGAATGACACGTTTCCGACCGCCATGCACATTGCTTTGTATGATGAAACCGAAAAGCGTTTAAAACCGGCCCTAAAGCAATTTAAAAAAACCTTAAAGAAAAAAGAAAAAGCATTTATGGATATAATCAAAATCGGCCGTACCCATTTGCAGGATGCAACACCTTTATCCCTTGGGCAGGAAATATCCGGCTGGCGGCACATGATCGTCCGCAGTATCGATATGATTAAACTGGCCCAGCGGGAGCTGCTTTACCTGGCAATTGGCGGTACAGCGGTTGGTACCGGTATTAATGCCCATCCATCATTTGGTGAAAAAACAGCCGAACAGCTGGAAAAACAAATGGGCTATCCGTTTATTTCATCTCCTAATAAATTTCATGCACTGACAAGCCACGATGAAATTGTTTTTTTTCACGGCGCATTAAAATCGCTGGCAGCAGATGCAATGAAAATTGCCAATGATGTAAGATGGCTTGCCAGCGGGCCAAGAAGCGGTATTGGAGAGCTGACGATTCCGGCGAATGAGCCGGGAAGCTCGATCATGCCTGGAAAGGTAAACCCGACCCAAAGTGAAGCGCTGACGATGGCTGCTGTCCAGGTATTTGGCAATGATGCTGCGGTTGGATTTGCAGCGAGCCAGGGAAACTTTGAATTAAATGTGTTTAAGCCAGTTATTGTGTATAATACGCTGCAGTCGATTCGTCTTTTAGCTGACGGTATTGTCTCATTTGATGAACGATGTGCAGTCGGTATTGAAGCGAATATGGGACGTATCCAATCTTTAATGGAGCAGTCGCTGATGCTTGTAACGGCTTTAAACCCGCACATCGGTTATGAAAAAGCAGCAAGTATTGCGAAATCCGCTCACCAAAAGGGAACCACTTTAAAAGAAGCCGCTCTTGCATCCGGTTATGTAACCGAGGAGCAATATGAGCAGTGGATTGACCCGGGGAAAATGGTAAATCTGCCGAAAAAGAAATAA
- the leuD gene encoding 3-isopropylmalate dehydratase small subunit: MEPINQFTGTVCPINRANIDTDQIIPKQFLKRIERQGFGQFVFYNWRFDDDGNKREDFILNDPQFADSEILVAGENFGCGSSREHAPWALLDYGFRVIIAPSYADIFYNNSVKNGILAVKLTDEEVETLLQKSSTPGFKLHINLEEQSVSDDSGFKAHFDIDPYWKKMLLNGWDEISVTLTAEDRIRQFEEKVYGKQYS, translated from the coding sequence ATGGAACCGATCAATCAATTTACAGGAACAGTGTGCCCGATTAACCGGGCAAATATCGATACGGATCAAATTATTCCGAAACAGTTTTTAAAGCGCATCGAACGTCAAGGTTTTGGCCAATTTGTTTTTTACAACTGGCGTTTTGATGATGATGGCAACAAACGAGAGGATTTTATTTTAAATGACCCGCAATTTGCGGATTCCGAAATTCTAGTGGCCGGTGAAAACTTTGGATGCGGCTCTTCACGTGAGCATGCTCCGTGGGCTTTGCTTGATTATGGCTTCCGCGTTATTATTGCACCGAGCTACGCGGACATCTTCTACAACAATAGTGTTAAAAACGGAATTCTTGCCGTAAAGTTGACGGATGAGGAAGTGGAAACCCTGCTTCAAAAATCTTCCACACCGGGCTTTAAACTTCATATTAACCTTGAAGAGCAATCAGTGAGTGATGACAGCGGCTTTAAAGCTCACTTTGACATTGATCCGTACTGGAAGAAAATGTTGTTGAATGGCTGGGATGAGATCTCGGTTACGTTAACAGCTGAAGACCGCATTCGCCAGTTTGAAGAAAAAGTATACGGTAAACAATACAGCTAA
- the leuC gene encoding 3-isopropylmalate dehydratase large subunit: MTKKTVIEKIWENHVVSREEGKPDLLYIDLHLVHEVTSPQAFEGLRMNGRRVRRPDLTYATMDHNVPTINRHIVNDPISKTQMETLKQNCREFGIELADIDHPDQGIVHVIGPQLGLTQPGKTIVCGDSHTSTHGAFGALAFGIGTSEVEHVLATQTIWQKKPKTLQIKVNGKLGFGVQAKDIILAIIAKFGVNAGTGYVMEFTGEAIRSLSMEERMTICNMSIEAGARAGLVSPDMTTVEYLRGRRYAPQGEEFEEAAKTWLALASDEGAEYDKTLEIDTAEIEPQMTWGTNPSMGSGISGVVPSPDNFEREADKESVRHALEYMGLESGTKLTEIPVDYVFIGSCTNSRLSDLRAAAEVAKGRKVQDHVTAIVVPGSQTVKQQAEAEGLDQIFINAGFEWRESGCSMCLAMNDDIVPPGKRCASTSNRNFEGRQGSGARTHLVSPSMAAAAAVTGRFTDVRELAGVNQ; the protein is encoded by the coding sequence ATGACGAAAAAAACGGTTATCGAAAAAATTTGGGAAAATCACGTTGTAAGCAGAGAAGAAGGGAAGCCGGATCTGCTCTACATCGATTTGCATCTTGTCCACGAAGTGACATCACCACAGGCATTTGAAGGATTACGTATGAACGGACGCCGTGTCAGACGGCCCGATTTAACATACGCCACTATGGATCACAACGTTCCAACAATCAATCGCCACATTGTTAATGACCCAATTTCCAAAACACAGATGGAAACATTAAAACAAAACTGCCGTGAGTTCGGCATTGAATTAGCCGATATTGATCACCCAGACCAAGGGATTGTGCACGTTATCGGGCCGCAGCTTGGTCTTACACAGCCGGGCAAAACAATCGTCTGCGGCGACAGCCATACATCAACGCATGGTGCGTTTGGTGCACTTGCTTTCGGTATCGGAACAAGTGAAGTAGAACACGTACTTGCTACCCAGACGATTTGGCAAAAGAAGCCGAAAACATTGCAAATTAAAGTAAATGGCAAGCTTGGTTTTGGTGTTCAAGCGAAAGACATTATATTAGCGATTATTGCAAAGTTTGGTGTAAATGCCGGGACGGGCTATGTAATGGAATTCACAGGTGAAGCTATTCGCTCTCTTTCTATGGAGGAGCGCATGACAATCTGCAACATGTCCATCGAAGCTGGAGCACGTGCAGGTCTTGTCAGCCCAGATATGACGACTGTTGAATATTTACGCGGCCGTCGTTATGCACCACAGGGTGAAGAGTTTGAAGAAGCAGCGAAAACTTGGCTTGCTCTTGCATCTGATGAAGGTGCAGAATATGACAAAACGCTGGAAATCGACACTGCAGAAATTGAGCCGCAAATGACATGGGGAACGAACCCATCAATGGGCAGCGGTATTTCAGGTGTTGTTCCGTCACCGGATAACTTTGAACGAGAAGCGGACAAAGAATCTGTACGCCATGCGCTTGAGTATATGGGACTTGAATCGGGTACGAAATTAACTGAAATTCCGGTTGATTATGTATTTATTGGTTCCTGCACAAACTCTCGTTTAAGCGATTTGCGTGCTGCTGCAGAAGTGGCAAAAGGACGCAAAGTACAGGATCATGTAACAGCTATTGTTGTTCCTGGTTCTCAAACGGTTAAACAGCAGGCGGAAGCAGAAGGACTGGATCAAATTTTTATCAATGCCGGATTTGAGTGGCGTGAGTCAGGCTGTTCAATGTGCCTTGCTATGAATGATGACATTGTGCCTCCGGGCAAACGCTGTGCTTCTACATCTAACCGTAATTTTGAAGGCCGTCAAGGCAGCGGCGCCCGCACGCACCTTGTCAGCCCCTCAATGGCGGCAGCTGCGGCGGTTACGGGCCGTTTTACAGATGTACGTGAACTAGCAGGCGTAAACCAATAA
- the leuB gene encoding 3-isopropylmalate dehydrogenase has product MKKKIAILPGDGIGREIASGAASALEAVGKRFGHEFEIEYADIGGAAIDSHGTPLPESTLALAKESDAILLGAVGGPKWDSLPSAQRPERGLLAIRKELGLFANLRPIPSFQTLVQSSPLKPEIAGKVNMLIVRELTGGLYFGKPSERRGENNEVVVDTLQYTRAEIERIVIKAFEFAKARDGRLTSVDKANVLESSRMWREIVNEKAADYPEVTVDHMYVDAAAMKLISSPGQFDVIVTENLFGDILSDEASMITGSLGMLPSASLSESGLGLYEPVHGSAPDIAGQNKANPLAMILSTALMLKYSLDMRAEGEAIERAVQSILNDGYCTPDLQMEGSTVVGTDKMIELVTSRIAEETTASAGEVVYM; this is encoded by the coding sequence GTGAAGAAGAAAATTGCCATTTTGCCGGGCGATGGAATCGGCCGGGAAATCGCATCAGGTGCCGCGTCTGCTCTTGAAGCAGTCGGTAAACGCTTTGGCCACGAATTTGAGATAGAATACGCTGATATTGGGGGTGCTGCAATTGATTCGCACGGGACGCCGCTGCCAGAATCAACGCTGGCACTTGCCAAAGAAAGTGACGCGATTTTGCTCGGTGCGGTAGGAGGTCCTAAATGGGACAGCCTGCCGTCGGCCCAACGCCCGGAGCGCGGCCTGCTTGCTATTCGGAAGGAGCTTGGCTTATTTGCCAACTTGCGTCCGATTCCATCATTCCAAACGCTTGTGCAATCTTCTCCGCTAAAGCCTGAAATTGCCGGAAAGGTCAATATGCTCATCGTGCGTGAATTGACGGGCGGCCTGTACTTCGGGAAACCGAGCGAACGCCGCGGTGAAAACAACGAAGTCGTAGTGGATACTCTTCAATATACACGGGCGGAAATCGAGCGCATCGTTATTAAAGCATTCGAATTCGCAAAAGCACGTGATGGGCGGCTTACATCCGTTGATAAAGCCAACGTGCTGGAGTCGAGCCGGATGTGGCGTGAAATTGTCAATGAAAAAGCAGCAGACTATCCAGAGGTTACAGTTGACCATATGTACGTTGATGCGGCAGCTATGAAGCTGATTTCTAGTCCGGGCCAGTTTGACGTTATCGTAACAGAAAACTTATTCGGCGATATCTTAAGCGATGAAGCGTCCATGATTACAGGTTCACTTGGCATGCTGCCATCGGCAAGTTTATCGGAAAGCGGCCTTGGGCTGTATGAGCCGGTTCACGGTTCGGCACCAGATATTGCCGGCCAGAACAAAGCGAATCCGTTGGCTATGATTCTGTCCACTGCTCTTATGCTGAAATATTCACTGGATATGCGCGCTGAAGGTGAAGCCATTGAGCGGGCTGTGCAATCTATTTTAAATGACGGATACTGCACACCAGACTTGCAAATGGAAGGCAGCACAGTGGTAGGAACAGATAAAATGATTGAGCTTGTTACAAGCCGTATCGCTGAAGAAACAACAGCATCGGCCGGCGAAGTTGTATACATGTAA